The Ananas comosus cultivar F153 linkage group 4, ASM154086v1, whole genome shotgun sequence region tttcgcTACGCAagcaccacgtcagcgccacgcgagtAGGATGGGAGTTGAGTGGTAAGTTAAAatacggtaaaccattcaccgtgatTTAATGGTTCACGCtcaagtaatataatatattagacACTGTAAATTATTTACCATGTCTAGATATGTTGAATGAATTATTATATTCAACTTATCCCACACCCTCCACTCCTACCGCATGGCACTTATATGATACCTGTATGGCGTgaataaagtaaaaattataattataaaattagtggaactatttgtgaaaatattttttttgaggtggccaaatacaaaaaaacaaCCCAAAATCAATGGATCGATTCAAAATTaaggaataattgcctataaTATACCTTTCCAAatctttgaaaaagaaataatggactatataacttttaaaatttttaaaatatttgcagtatatttttctattatttaaaaaatatttctactGCTAGTGTCCGTTAATTCATCTcggattaaatctaaattaaatttctattatagttaaaaatagtaaaaatacctattttgcccctaattaatggcaaataaaaaaaaaagctagttatggtaaaaaaaaaaaaatatttgaaaaaaggCAAAAAGCAAAGTATTTCTTCTTCTCCTAACTTATgcgcaaataagaaaaatcggtgagggtaaaaaaatatatttgaaagggtaaaatacaaattttacagaaataacaaCTGTTCTTAATagttttctaacaaaatttaactgtaggagtatatttgaaagaacttgaaactttaaaagaatatttttaatattagcctcctcctaagaaaaataaatacgaAAGCCGAAAACttgttagaaatatataagcaattgccgctaaaattaaaatttaattttagaggCATGAATAATTTACAACACCTACAATATCACTTTACCTTAATAAGTTGTACGgtaaagatttaaaaattttgaacgaAAATACAGAGAATGTTCGAAATATTATAAATCTCGAAACAAACAGCCCTTTCAGTGAATtacatttttctattttataattCTGGTGTATGAGATGTGCTTGTACACCCGGTGCACGCGACAAACTGTATAGGAGATGGGCGAGCGATTAATTCACATGCAGATTCAGGGTGGGCAGGAGGCACGCGTTTCACGGCCTCGATCGCGAGCCAGCTCGGCGCTGCGCTCCGCGTTTTCCACGATCCGACGCGCGATAGGCGCGCTTCCCGAGATAAACAAAACTATCCCTGAACCATGCGTATCCCTACGTCTCGTAGACCGCTCTCACTTTCGCCCTGTTTGGATATCGTAAGGTAATAATGCATTTGTAACTTggtatgaaaattttctttagaCTGATACTCTCGTTAGAACAGTTGATCAATCTGTCTTTTGAGCGTTGGACGATCCCGATACATTTTTCAGACATATACGATAAGGTTGTTACAAAGCAAGCTTTTATTAAGGATCGAGTGTTTCTCGCCTAATGGATGGAGACGGCGAAAAATTTGGAGAGGAGTTGGAACATGGGCTCGGAATGGCCGTGTGAGACTTAGGGAATTAAAGGATTTGCTTGCTTCCTTTCAGACGACAAATAAATCTGATGAAGTTCGGTGGAGATGAAATGCAGGAAATATATTTTCTGTTAAATCGGTTTATTTGGTGACTCGAAGGGAAGGCATCCGAGATACTAGATTGATTCACATTTGGAAACTTAAAATATctataaagtaaaaattttcttatgaCTATCGCTTAAGAAGAAAATCCCCACGGCTGATAATTTTCTGAAAACGGGATGGTTGGGTAATCCTCTTTGTGTCCTTTGTGGTGAAGTTACGAAGACAATGGACCACCTCCTTATAGGATGTGTGTACACTAGGTTTATACTTTTTCGAACCTTAGAGGACAGTCAGTGTTTACAGATAGTGGAAGATGTACTGACGATCTAGAGTAAAATGATCATAAATATTAGGTCGGGGGAGATTCTGTAGGATCTGATTACCGTAGTAGCGTGCTGGTAGCTAGTCTGGAAGGAAAGAAATAacgcaatttttaaaaatcacttTGCTGATCCTCTCTTCGTAGTCGGGCGCATTGAGGAGTTGGTAAGAGAGTGGAGAGACTTTTGTTGAGCTGATTAACCTGTCGATTATTTTTGttgttaattttctttttttctttctttaagcTATATTTTCCTTCTCGAGATCGTGTTGTCTTACTATTTGTAGCCAAATTCATTTTtgaaatgaatgaagcagataacgtgctacctatttcccaaaaaaaaaaaaattctgttcAACAATAATAGACCAAAAGGACTAATAAGTTGAATAGGACTAcacttttttttgttaatcAAACGATGTGCTCGTGCATCCAAACAGAAGCATAATAACAATCTTTTAAttcaataaatataatttacgatctaaataatatatatatatatatatattatcaagcACAATCTGTTAACGTATTTTAGGTCGCCTGCTAAGAGGtcactaattattaaattttaagtgtGAATCCACTACGACTGAGTTTTCTTTTCGGTATATAAAGTATCTTGCACCCGGTGTATGCAGAGATTTGGGCCAGTAGGTTGGTTCATTTGGGACCACCCACAGTAACTGGGCCTAAATGTTTTAGATCTTCAAAGCTTGNaaaattctttatactatataaaacaagatcaatatctttgatttaaaattttaatgtcatattattacattttgtaagatttttattttcagccgttgattttgagccccttcgttcactaggcaaatgatatcgtaaaatcataaaatttattttctatctacttcaaatactctagatcaagtttaatggagccgatcgacgattcgaaagtcgcaacatcgaaaacgagctggaagcacggaagactccgtgcttccgatagcatagtagcctcactctatatatatatatatatatattatcaagcACAATCTGTTAACGTATTTTAGGTCGCCTACTAAGAGGtcactaattattaaattttaagtgtGAATCCACTACGGCTGAGTTTTCTTTTCGGTATATAAAGTATCTTGCACCCGGTGTATGCAGAGATTTGGGCCAGTAGGTTGGTTCATTTGGGACCACCCACAGTAACTGGGCCTAAATGTTTTAGATCTTCAAAGCTTGGACACTGTCAAACACTTTATcactaaaatattttgttttcgTTTAAAATGTAGTAAAAATTGCACATATTTTTCATAAAGAGCACGAGAGGAGAATTaggaaattctttttttttttttaacctttttcgGTTTTGAAGGAATGAATTAAGACATTTTTTTAGGCACGAGTAATTATTCGGCTAGGAAGTAGTAACTTTAATGTTACAGcaaatgatttttttatttttttttctcattagaTTACAATACCTAATTTTCTTGATATTTCATTATCTATATATCCTGTATCACTGGAAATGTCAAGAGCCTTAACTTATGCATACTGTTGATGCTTTTAAGCTGATGTAACAGTACTAACAGCAAATAATTTCCATCAGTTACATGcataaaaagagtaaaattatCTCAAGATATTCTATTAGTAAGAACCAAACTGTTTGTGCATTAACTGTGCGTATAAcaccaatcaaaaaaaaaaaaaggtttcaaTTCAATCTAAAGAAGTTACCAAGAGAGTAGCTCCTCTACACGTACATAACAAGAGCAGAAAATAGTTTAAGCAAGATCATATATATTTGCTTTACAAGCTGTTGCAACTCCTCTATAGTAGTTTAAGCCTCATTTGAAGCAAAATAACTCCTCGAAAACATCTCAATATGGAGCAATTATAACTCGCATGCTTCAACTCGCAGTACTAGCCCAGTCGAAATCCGTTTGGTTAGCTAGTTTAACttgttttttcttgtttttcctATATGTAATTCTTTTCCGTTTCTTGTATCAGTTTTAAGGTATGTAACTCGTTTAGTTCCTCAAACTTACTCCGCAACTCactattatcatcatcatcatcatcccaCCCAGGAATGTTAGCAGTAGCCTCGTTCACCATCTTTACCAATGTTACCTGCATCAGTGGCATCAGATAAAAAGGTTGGTGGTAGGTTCTTCGAAccgaaaattctaattttgatatGCAGAATCGAAAATATCTGCGGTTGTTACGTAAACTGCCGATTGTTTGCCATAGCGAAGTAGATCGCATATGCTTAATGTGTAGAGTTGTTCTAATAAGCATTTAgtagtttaaattttggatGCGAACATACCACACTTTCAGGAACTCCTGGAGGTGGTAATGAAAGGTTCCTTGGTAGCGGGCCTTTAAGATACGATCTTTTGTCGAAGCGCCATTCCCCGATTTTTCCATAAGTTAGCTCACCCTGATTTTGCTCAAAATCAATGTACCAAATATAACACATCAACAAAAGAATCTCACAGTAAGTTCATTAGCTTGTGTAGGGTTGCTAATTGCGaacatcaaaacaaaaaattaacaaaattatatatttgctGAAGTAAGAAAGTAGAAACCTTCAGTGAATAGTCACAACCATAAgtatagtgaataataaatgtCTCCCCTACTGATAAGTCCCAAGGAGGCTGCAATAATCGACATATTCACAGCAATTAAGcgataaattaaataaagattAGCTTAAACTTACAGTTAATTAATACCTGTATCATAAAATCTTTGTAGAGAATATGGTGGACACCATGCAATGCACTGGCAACAGCGTAGGCATACCTGCGGTCTTAGCAGAAATTCAAAGGCACAAATTTGACAAGGAACTTGTAAGTTTGTAGCTATGTACAGCTacagaaaaaaaagggggtaaaAGAACATATCGAACTAGCATAGACCATCTAGCAGCGTTTctagtttatttgatttgatttgattgatTTCATGACTCTTCAAAACAGGCGGTAGTTCACGAATTAGTTCGGTTCGTACGTTTTAACCAAAAAATATGAGAAAGAAAAGGCTCTCACATTTCTAAAACCCATCCGAAAGCTTTGTCGGTCTTATTATCCATTTTCATTTCCAGTGACATGTTCATCCAAGTAGGAGCAATCTTCGTCAGCGCGGACTGCAGCAACAAGTTACAGATAGAATCGAAAAAAAGACATTTTTATAGCAGATTTTTATTGTAACCTAACAAGCAAATCCAGTAAGAACCACCTTTTTGATTATTACAGGAGAATTTCCGATAGGATCGATGTTCGTGACAGGGCCTTTTTCTTCTGGATAGTACTTCCTTAGTATCTTTTCTTGTTTCGCCGGTCTTATGTAGAAGAATGGATACGCGACAGGTCGATCTTCGCGAACCAAGTTCGGCAAAGGCTTCACAAATATGTGATCTGGTTCTGCCATTAGTATGTACCTGTAATTGTTGTCTTGATCAGGCAGAAAATCAACttcagaagagaaaaaaaaacaactgcATGATACCGCGACGTAAATCATAATGCACTCACTCTTCCTGAATCTCTGCTCTTTCCAGCCATTGTACAAAGGCCCATGGTCTATTAAGGACAACATAACCCTGATATCACAGTtcatgagaaaaataaaactttaaattgatCAAATGAAATTATAAACAAGTGCGAATGAAATTCAGCGAATAAATTCTTGTTCTTATCTCTAGAAAACAAGCATAAGAACAATTGTCTATATATGAAAAACATATTTTCAAAAAGCGTGTTGTTTGATATTAGAAAATAAGAACTTAGCGCGAAATTTCTTTTTCTAACTTTATTGCCGGTTTCcattttttgttgaaaaattaatattctatatatacattacatactaattaataataacaaaaataagacaaaaaaaaaaaaaacaaagacaaaAGGACGGCAATAACATTAGACGAGTTACAATTCTGCAAcacggggaaaaaaaaaaaaaaaaaaaatcaaagaaggaAAATAGTGCTCACCCTATCGGCGCCCGGAGGGAGGGGGTTGACGACGAAGGTGGGGATCTCCCCCATGAGATCGTCGGCCTCGCCGGAGTGCAGCACCCGCGTAAACCCGCCCATCTCCTCCGCCCCCGCCCCTGCTGCCTTCGCTCGCTTGTACCTGTCAGTGAAAGTTGCAGCTTTCTAACTAACTTAACTAACTTCACATACTTACCGTCATCAGTTTTAACGATTTTAGGACTACGTGTAACGTgttagctatttattattggttaaaatatattcaattttCTCTACCATAATAATAGGTCAAGAGATTAATACGTAGGATTGAGCCTAATAAATTAAGAATACTGCATTCATATAGATTGAGTCAGGTCGAAATTCATGAGCATTATAGTTGAATAGATGCAcgtttttttgaattaattgattaacACTTACGATCGACACCACTATGTGGGACTAATATGCATCATTTTTGAACCATACCAGTAATACATAATCCGGCACTGCCACCTGCTGTACGGATCCGCCATCGCAGTCATCGCCACGTGGAACGGCCGCTTCCCGGCGGCCGCCGCCAATTCTCTATCGCCCGTGAACCAATTAATGCGGCCGTCGTCGTCGGCGACGCTGCTCCCTTCCCTCCTCGGCGGCACGAACAACGCCGCGAAGTTGAACGCTGCGAAGAACAATCccagccccgccgccgccgccagg contains the following coding sequences:
- the LOC109709464 gene encoding hydroxyproline O-arabinosyltransferase 3-like isoform X2, with amino-acid sequence MNARKEIGRASQFLAAAAGLGLFFAAFNFAALFVPPRREGSSVADDDGRINWFTGDRELAAAAGKRPFHVAMTAMADPYSRWQCRIMYYWYKRAKAAGAGAEEMGGFTRVLHSGEADDLMGEIPTFVVNPLPPGADRGYVVLNRPWAFVQWLERAEIQEEYILMAEPDHIFVKPLPNLVREDRPVAYPFFYIRPAKQEKILRKYYPEEKGPVTNIDPIGNSPVIIKKSALTKIAPTWMNMSLEMKMDNKTDKAFGWVLEIALHGVHHILYKDFMIQPPWDLSVGETFIIHYTYGCDYSLKGELTYGKIGEWRFDKRSYLKGPLPRNLSLPPPGVPESVVTLVKMVNEATANIPGWDDDDDDNSELRSKFEELNELHTLKLIQETEKNYI
- the LOC109709464 gene encoding hydroxyproline O-arabinosyltransferase 3-like isoform X1, which produces MNARKEIGRASQFLAAAAGLGLFFAAFNFAALFVPPRREGSSVADDDGRINWFTGDRELAAAAGKRPFHVAMTAMADPYSRWQCRIMYYWYKRAKAAGAGAEEMGGFTRVLHSGEADDLMGEIPTFVVNPLPPGADRGYVVLNRPWAFVQWLERAEIQEEYILMAEPDHIFVKPLPNLVREDRPVAYPFFYIRPAKQEKILRKYYPEEKGPVTNIDPIGNSPVIIKKSALTKIAPTWMNMSLEMKMDNKTDKAFGWVLEMYAYAVASALHGVHHILYKDFMIQPPWDLSVGETFIIHYTYGCDYSLKGELTYGKIGEWRFDKRSYLKGPLPRNLSLPPPGVPESVVTLVKMVNEATANIPGWDDDDDDNSELRSKFEELNELHTLKLIQETEKNYI